Part of the Imperialibacter roseus genome, ATTTGCCTGGTAGCCGGGCATAACGCAAGACTGGGAGCCATTGCTTTTGCACCACTTATTCTTGCAGGTATTCACAAAGCCTACGATGGCAAAAAAAGAATCGGGTTTGCACTGGCGGCGTTAGGGCTGGCCATGCACCTTCGGATCAACCACCTTCAAATCACTTATTATCTGCTGCTTATCATCATCATCTATGCCATAGCCAGGTTGGTGGTGGAAACGCAGAAGGGGCTGCTGAAGCCATTTCTGAAGCATAGTTTTGTACTCATTTTGGCAGCCTTGCTGGGCCTTGGAACCTTCTTTGGTGAGTTTTGGGCAACTTACGACTACGCCAAATACACGCAAAGGGGAAGGCCCGAGCTGACAGCCCAAAAAGACGCCAAGCCCAATGCTGACGGCCTCGACAAAAGCTATGCCTTCAACCACAGCAACGGCATTTTCGAGCCCATCGTAATGTTCATCCCCAATTTTTATGGGGGAGCCATGTTCGGCGGATTCGACACTGATGGAGCTGCGGCCGTCGAGCTACAAAAAATGGGGGTTCCACGCCAGCAAGTGGCCCAACAACTGAACGGGTTGCCTGCTTACTGGGGTAACCAGCCGGGCACGTTGCCTTACTACGCAGGCGCCATTATCATTTTTCTGGCAGTGCTGGGAGGCATCGTTTTGCCTGGTAAACAGAAATATTGGATGTTCGTGGTGATCGCCTTTGGCATCGCCCTCACCTGGGGCAAGAATTTTTCTTCATTCAACTACTTCCTTTTCGACTACTTTCCGGGCTACAATAAATTCAGGTCAGTGACTTTTGCTTTGTTTATGCCGTTGCTCTGTCTGCCACTATTGGGCATGCTGGGGCTTCAGCTTGGGTTGGAAAAGTCATTTGATAAGCAATGGATGAAGGGCTTCTACATCGCCCTCGGCGCAACAGGTGGATTCGCCCTGCTGGCCATCGTGTTTGCTGGCATGGGTGGCTATGCCAGCCCAAATGATGCAGGGCTTGAGCAATACCCCCGGTTGTTGCAGGCGCTTAGGATCGACAGGGTGTCGTTGCTTAGAGCCGATGCGTTGCGGTCGCTGTTGTTCATTGTTGCGGCAGGAGCATGCGTGTATTTTTGGGCCAAACGCAAACTGTCAGCAGTATGGGCTCCATTGTTGCTCGTTGTGGTCACCTCCGTGGATGTGATATCAGTAAGCAGAAGGTACCTGAACGACAAGAATTTCACAGCGAACCCAGCTCGTCAGTTCTTTGCCCCTTCTGAGGCAGACCAGGTGATTTTGAGTGACAAAGATTATTACCGTGTTTTCAACCTCAATGATCCTTTCAACGATGCACAAACCTCTTACTTCCATCATTCTTTGGGGGGGTATCATGCAGCCAAACTCAGGCGCTATCAGGATTTGATCGAGTACTGCTTGTCGGGTGAGGCTAACCAGTTGTACTCCACTGTGCAGGCTGGCTCGAGAGATTTTTCAGGCCTTGGAGTAGTCAATATGCTTAATACCAGGTACTTCAAATTTGGCGATAACAAAGGGGAGGTGCTTAGAAATAGTGACGCCAATGGCCCGGCCTGGTTCGTCTCCAACGTTTATAAAGTAAATTCGGCTGATGAGGAAATAGACGTTTTGTGTGGTACTGACACCAAATCGGTAGCCATTATTGATGCCACCAAGTTTGACGTAGCCGCTACTGAATATGACGACTCCGGCACCATCGCCTTACAAAGTTATGCACCCAACAAACTGGTGTACAAGTCAAGCTCTTCCAGCGAGGCTTTGGCCATCTTCTCCGAAATCTACTATCCTGAGGGTTGGGTAGCCCGTATCGACGGCAATGAAGTGCCGATTCTCCGGGCCAACTATGTGCTTCGGGCGCTTCAGGTGCCTGCAGGTGACCATGAGATCGTGTTTACTTTCGAGCCTGTGATTTACTCCGTTGGCAACAAAGTGATGCTTGGTTCCTCCTTCATTCTGCTGATAGTTGTAGTTCTTGTGTTTGGCTACCAGGTGCGAAAGATGTTGTTCGACCAGGCTTGAGGCAGACTTTGATCGTTTTTTCTTATTTCGTGCAACCTTTGCCCTAAATAATAGTATATATAGTACCTTGTAATACAAAATACTATCAAAATGAAAAGGACACTATTACTGATCGGACTATTTGCTTTTACCTATGTTGCCGCCCATGCGCAGCGACGTGTGAATGAAAGAGACCTGACGGGCGTTTGGAAGCTCGTTATCGACGTTGACAAAGACGAAGTGAGAGAGGAGATTGAGGATGAAGACAATATCGTAGCCCAAATCTTTGCGGAGACAGTTACCGACTTTGCTTTCAATATCATTGAGAAGATCGATATCAGATTTGAGTTTCTTCCTGATAATCGGCTTCGTGTAGAGGCCAATGTTTTTGGCGAGTCGGAAGTAGAATACTCTGAGTGGCGGATCAATAAGGATGGCGAGCTGTGGATCAGCGACTCGGATCACTTCAAAGTAGACGACGATGATGACGATTTTTGGCTAATGGAAAACGGGAAGTTGGTGTCGTTCGAAAAGCAACGTGATGGTAGTAAAAGAAACAAATCGGTATATCTGGAGCCTGTGAAATAGGTAGTCAATTATTGCAGAAATCAAAAAGGCGGAGGCAATTAGCTTCTGCCTTTGCTTTTATAGAGGGTTGTAGGTAATCAGGCGCAAGCTTTCACCCTTTTTGAAATTTTGGCGATTCGGTGGCAGTTCGAGAAACGCATTGGCATACAGCAAATTTGCCAGGTCACCCGACCCACCGCCTGACCGTGGCTGTGCCCAAAGTACTCCGTCCTTATCCAAATGAGTCTTCACCTGTAGAAAGTAGGTGAGGGGCGAAGCAAAGTCAAAGTCTTCACTCAGCTTGGCATATTGTTCCGTTGGCGCAATGCCCAGACAGGCTTTTAGCCAGGGTAGAAAATACCTGTGAAAGCACATAAATGTGGAAATAGGGTTGCCCGGAAACGCAAACACAAATTTTTTCTCTCCAATACGACCGAACCAGAACGGCTTGCCTGGCTTTTGCGCTACTCTGTGAAATATTTTCTGCACCTGAAGTGACTCAAGTACTTCAGGCAGGTAATCGGCCTTCCCTTTTGACACACCACCACTCAGCAGCAACACATCATTCGGCTTCAGAATGTTGCCAAGTTGCTCCTGCAGGCTTTCTTTATCGTCCTTGATATGGAAGATTTCGGGCTCTACTCCCCAGCTCTGGAGGGCAGCGGCAAGCGCCTGACTGTTGGAAGACCGTATCTGATAGGGCTCAGGGTGATCATCTACAGCCACTAACTCATCGCCGGTGGCAATAACAGCCACCTTTGGCAGGCAAAATACCCTGGGCACGGCTGCTCCCACTGTTGCCAACACGGCGATTTCCGACGCACGAATGAGTGTGCCGGTGTCCAGAAGCTTGGTGCCTTTTTTCTGGTCTCTCCCTTCTTTGTGCACGTTTTGGCCTTCCCTGATTGGCTCAACAGTGAACTTTGCCTGTCCGTTTGTGATCTCAATATCCTCATAGGGAACGACGGTATCGCAGCCGACGGGGAGCACAGCACCGGTCATCACTTCCAATGCGGCGTCAGAATTTTGAAGACTTTTTGCCTCTTCACCTGCCAGTTGTGTGCCTTCAATAGCGAATGTTCGGAGCCCTGCTTCGTAGGCTTTGAAGGCAAATGCGATGCCGTCCATCGTTACCCGGTCGAAGGGAGGGAAATTTCTGTCCGCAAAAATCTCCATGGCCAACACCCTGCCCGACGCCTCCTGCAGGTTGACGTGCTCCTTTTTCAACCTGAGCTGAGTGGATAAAATAAGCGAGGTGGCTTCGTTAACTGAAATCATTGCTTAGAAGTTCTTAGATCAACTGTCCAACTTTATTTTTTATCTTTAGCGAGTATTCTTTAACCGAATCCCAGACCAAAGTAAATGAACATTAAAGAAAAGGAACTTAGCCATGTAAACAAAGAGGGGCAGGCTGCCATGGTGGATGTGGGCGAAAAGAAGGTGACTCGAAGAATGGCTTCGGCAAGGGCCATTGTTGTGCTTCCTCAAGAGGTGATGTCCCTGTTGAAAGATGGAGAGCTTTGGGGGAAAAAGGGGCCTGTGATTCAAACGGCCATCATTGCCGGCACTATGGGGGCCAAAAGGACAGGGGAACTCATACCCATGTGTCATCCGTTAGGTCTGGAGAGTTGTTCATTTGATACGGAATGGAAGGGCAATGAGCTCACCATTCAGTGCACTACGAAGATTGAGAGTAAGACAGGTGTTGAAATGGAGGCTTTAACCGGGGCGTCAGTGGCGGCACTAACGATTTATGATATGTGCAAAGCTCTTTCGCACGACATTGTCATTAAAGAAATCAAACTACTGGAGAAGCGTGGAGGAAAAAGCGATTTCAAAAGAGAAGCATAGCAAACATGCCAAGTTGGCCAAGCCAATGGGCGGCAGCTATCACCGCCAGGAATGGGCCATATTGGGAACTCCTTGTGGAGAAATCAGGAAGCTGGTCGGCAGCTTATGCGCTGCTTTGGGTGAGAAATGGAAGCTGGCCTATCTTGATGAAGACCATAAGGCCTCAGAAGAGGAGTATAGCCACTCTATGCTGAGCGGGCATGCATTTCTGGAGGCAACCAATAAAATCAACTATTTTCGGTTCGACCACGCAACAGCCCCCTCTTCCTTTGAAGCAAAAGCTATTTTCAATCCACTCGATGCTGTTTTCATCAACGGAAACCATTTTGCGGCCTCCAGACAAATTGTAGTGATCGATCCACGAAAGGATGTGGTAAAGAAGATGGACCGGCTGACTAATATTTCCCTTGTGCTGATGACGGAAGGGCAAACACAGATCCCGGAGGAGGTGCAGTCCCGAATGAATCCAGGCACGCCGGTTATTTCAATTGCCGACACGCAAAGGATTATTAACTGGATGGCTTCGCAGCTCGAGCTTTCTGTTGCACCCGTCAAGGGACTTGTGCTGGCTGGTGGCAAAAGCCAGCGAATGGAAGCTGACAAAGGGCTCATTTTTTACCATGGAAAGCCACAACGGGAGTACATGTATGATTTGCTGAGTGCAGCAGGCATTCAGCCTCACCTTTCTATCAGAACCGATCAGACCTACTCTGTTTCCGAGGAGGCAAATACGGTGATGGATCGTTTTTTAGGTCTTGGGCCTTATGGCGCCATTTTGTCGGCTTTGATGAGCGACCCG contains:
- a CDS encoding NTP transferase domain-containing protein — translated: MEEKAISKEKHSKHAKLAKPMGGSYHRQEWAILGTPCGEIRKLVGSLCAALGEKWKLAYLDEDHKASEEEYSHSMLSGHAFLEATNKINYFRFDHATAPSSFEAKAIFNPLDAVFINGNHFAASRQIVVIDPRKDVVKKMDRLTNISLVLMTEGQTQIPEEVQSRMNPGTPVISIADTQRIINWMASQLELSVAPVKGLVLAGGKSQRMEADKGLIFYHGKPQREYMYDLLSAAGIQPHLSIRTDQTYSVSEEANTVMDRFLGLGPYGAILSALMSDPNAAWLSVACDLPLLAKEHIDLLLQYRNPSKVATAFYNPETDFPEPLITVWEPKAYQVLLNYLAQGYSCPRKVLINSDIELVNVVDHAFMMNANTPDEKDKALNLIAASAKFN
- a CDS encoding YfhO family protein; protein product: MKITFRKKVIQHLVAIAVFYLLTIFFFSPVFFDNKNINQQDILQWQGSVQEIKEFRATTGEEPLWTNSMFGGMPAYMIDVDWSNDIVEFLQSAYSLWLPHPVRLVFASMVSYYILLLAFGVTPYLAIVGAVGFAFSSYNMICLVAGHNARLGAIAFAPLILAGIHKAYDGKKRIGFALAALGLAMHLRINHLQITYYLLLIIIIYAIARLVVETQKGLLKPFLKHSFVLILAALLGLGTFFGEFWATYDYAKYTQRGRPELTAQKDAKPNADGLDKSYAFNHSNGIFEPIVMFIPNFYGGAMFGGFDTDGAAAVELQKMGVPRQQVAQQLNGLPAYWGNQPGTLPYYAGAIIIFLAVLGGIVLPGKQKYWMFVVIAFGIALTWGKNFSSFNYFLFDYFPGYNKFRSVTFALFMPLLCLPLLGMLGLQLGLEKSFDKQWMKGFYIALGATGGFALLAIVFAGMGGYASPNDAGLEQYPRLLQALRIDRVSLLRADALRSLLFIVAAGACVYFWAKRKLSAVWAPLLLVVVTSVDVISVSRRYLNDKNFTANPARQFFAPSEADQVILSDKDYYRVFNLNDPFNDAQTSYFHHSLGGYHAAKLRRYQDLIEYCLSGEANQLYSTVQAGSRDFSGLGVVNMLNTRYFKFGDNKGEVLRNSDANGPAWFVSNVYKVNSADEEIDVLCGTDTKSVAIIDATKFDVAATEYDDSGTIALQSYAPNKLVYKSSSSSEALAIFSEIYYPEGWVARIDGNEVPILRANYVLRALQVPAGDHEIVFTFEPVIYSVGNKVMLGSSFILLIVVVLVFGYQVRKMLFDQA
- the moaC gene encoding cyclic pyranopterin monophosphate synthase MoaC, with amino-acid sequence MNIKEKELSHVNKEGQAAMVDVGEKKVTRRMASARAIVVLPQEVMSLLKDGELWGKKGPVIQTAIIAGTMGAKRTGELIPMCHPLGLESCSFDTEWKGNELTIQCTTKIESKTGVEMEALTGASVAALTIYDMCKALSHDIVIKEIKLLEKRGGKSDFKREA
- a CDS encoding molybdopterin molybdotransferase MoeA, which translates into the protein MISVNEATSLILSTQLRLKKEHVNLQEASGRVLAMEIFADRNFPPFDRVTMDGIAFAFKAYEAGLRTFAIEGTQLAGEEAKSLQNSDAALEVMTGAVLPVGCDTVVPYEDIEITNGQAKFTVEPIREGQNVHKEGRDQKKGTKLLDTGTLIRASEIAVLATVGAAVPRVFCLPKVAVIATGDELVAVDDHPEPYQIRSSNSQALAAALQSWGVEPEIFHIKDDKESLQEQLGNILKPNDVLLLSGGVSKGKADYLPEVLESLQVQKIFHRVAQKPGKPFWFGRIGEKKFVFAFPGNPISTFMCFHRYFLPWLKACLGIAPTEQYAKLSEDFDFASPLTYFLQVKTHLDKDGVLWAQPRSGGGSGDLANLLYANAFLELPPNRQNFKKGESLRLITYNPL